CGGGGCATGGGGTGGCGGCGGCCGTAGACGCTGACGGACTCCTGCTTCCAGGGCACCTCCTCCAGCAGGGTCCGGAGCCAGCCATCGGCCTCGGCGGTGCCCACCCAGCCCCGCCAGTGGCGCAGGCAGGGGACCGCGGGCGTCACTCCGCTCCGCCGCGGAACAGGTGGTTGTGGCTGGCGGAATAGAGCAAGGAGCGGGCCTCATCGGCGGCACGCAGGGCCGGGCTGACCACGTAGAGGGTGGTGCGGATCAGGTTCCGCTCGCGGCTGACCCGGGCCATCGTGTCCAGGGGCACCACCGTGAGCCACTGGTCGGGCCAGCTGACCCGGTAGCCGATGGCCACGGGGGTGTCGGCCGGGTAGTGCTGCAGCAGTTCCCCCTGCACCTCCTCCACATGGCGGGCGCTGAGATAGAGGCACAGGGAGGCCTGCAGGGCGGCGAGCCGGGCCAGGGATTCCCGCTCCGGCACGCCGGTGCGCCCGCCCGCCCGGCTCAGCACGATCGTCTGCACCCGGCCGGGAATGGTGAGCTCGGCCCCGAGGGCGGCGGCGGTGGCCTGGTAGGCGCTCAGGCCCGGCACCACCTCCACGGCGAGGCCGGCATCGGCCAGGCGGCAGATCTGCTCCTGGAGGGCGCCGTACAGGCAGGGATCGCCGTCATGGAGGCGCACCACCCGCTGTCCCGCCCTGGCCCGCTCCAGCACCACGGCCATCACCTCCTCGAGGGTGAGGGTGCTGGTGCGGACGCTCTCGCAGTCCGGCGGCGCCAGGGCGGCGATCTGGGGATTCACCAGGGAATCGGTCCAGACCAGCACCTGGGCCGCCTCGATCGCCCGGGCGGCCCGGAGGGTGAGCAGGTCCGGGGCGCCGGGGCCGGCTCCCACGATCTGGACAGTGGCGGTCATGCGGTCAGGCCGGAGGGGTCGGGGAGGGGACGCCGGAAGCGGTAGAGCCAGAGCAGTCCCGCCCCCCCCAGCAGGATCAGCAGCAGGCTCATCAGCTGGGCCATGCGCAGGCCGCCGCTGCAGAAGGGGGGCTGGGAGAACAGGCAGAGGGGATCGAGCCGCAGCCCTTCGATCCAGACGCGGCCGCTGCTGTAGGCCATCAGATAGATGCAGCTCAGAGCACCGGGCGGCAGCCGCAGGCGGCCGCTGCCGCCCAGGCGGAACAGGATCAGCAGCAGGGCGCAGACCCCGAGATTCCAGAGCGACTCGTACAGGAAGGTGGGGTGGAAGGAGGCCTGCTCCAGGAACTCAGGCGGCCGGTTGGCCATGGGAATGGTCAGGGCCCAGGGGAGGTTGGTGGGCAGGCCGAAGGCCTCGGAGTTGAAGAAATTGCCCCAGCGGCCGATCGCCTGGCCCAGGGCCACAGCGGGCACCAGGACATCCAGCAGGGGCCAGAAGGCCTGCCGGCGCCAGCGGCAGAAGAGGACCGTCACCAGTGCTCCGCCGATCAGGGCGCCGTGGATGGCGATGCCGCCGCGCCAAATGGCGAAGGCATCGACCCAGTCGTTGCGGTACTGGCGCCATTCCAGGGCCACGTAGTAAAAGCGGGCGCCGACGACGGCCCCCAGGACCATCAGGGGCAGCAGGTCGGCGATCAGGGCCGGGTCGATGCCCCGCTGGCGGCCCAGCCGGGTGGCCAGCAGCAGGCCCAGCAGCACCGCCAGGGCGATGAGCAGGCCGTACCAGCGAACGGAAACGGGACCCAGCTGAAAGATCAGCGGTCCCGGGGACGTGAAGAGGCCGAGAGGAAGGCTCAGAAGCCCTCCGCCGCCTGGACCTTCTCCACCTGGCGCTTCTTGAGCACCAGCATGATCTGGGCCAGGGCCACGGCGGCGAAGAAGGCCAGCAGCCCGTAGATGCGCACGGGGTTCTGAAGCACCACCTCGGCGTCGATCTGGCCGAAGCCACCGACGTTGGGGTCGTTGGTGATCGGGGCACCGGCCTCGACGGCGTCACCGACGGCGACGGTGAGGGTGGGTCCGGCGGGAACCGTCTCGGTGACGGCGCCACTGTCACCGGTGATCTCCACCACGGTGGCGCCGTTGGCATCGGTGCTGATGGCGCTGACCGTACCGGCCGCCGGGGCGGTGTAGACGGTGTTGTTGGTCTTTTCACCCTCGGGGGTCACCTGGCCGCGGC
This genomic stretch from Cyanobium gracile PCC 6307 harbors:
- the lgt gene encoding prolipoprotein diacylglyceryl transferase → MSLPLGLFTSPGPLIFQLGPVSVRWYGLLIALAVLLGLLLATRLGRQRGIDPALIADLLPLMVLGAVVGARFYYVALEWRQYRNDWVDAFAIWRGGIAIHGALIGGALVTVLFCRWRRQAFWPLLDVLVPAVALGQAIGRWGNFFNSEAFGLPTNLPWALTIPMANRPPEFLEQASFHPTFLYESLWNLGVCALLLILFRLGGSGRLRLPPGALSCIYLMAYSSGRVWIEGLRLDPLCLFSQPPFCSGGLRMAQLMSLLLILLGGAGLLWLYRFRRPLPDPSGLTA
- the cobM gene encoding precorrin-4 C(11)-methyltransferase — translated: MTATVQIVGAGPGAPDLLTLRAARAIEAAQVLVWTDSLVNPQIAALAPPDCESVRTSTLTLEEVMAVVLERARAGQRVVRLHDGDPCLYGALQEQICRLADAGLAVEVVPGLSAYQATAAALGAELTIPGRVQTIVLSRAGGRTGVPERESLARLAALQASLCLYLSARHVEEVQGELLQHYPADTPVAIGYRVSWPDQWLTVVPLDTMARVSRERNLIRTTLYVVSPALRAADEARSLLYSASHNHLFRGGAE